The genomic DNA AGTTGTGAATTAGGTCAGCAAATTTTTTTCCTCCAGTAAAAAGTGTGTCTTAATTATTTTGAGAAAGCGTTTTATACTAGACTTGTCAATCAATAGATTACAAAAGGAGGACAAAAATGGCAGATTGGTTAAATATTGCTGGTAAAACAGTGGTGGTCACAGGGGCTTCCTCGGGTATCGGGAAGGCCATAGTAGATGAACTGCTGGAATTGGGCCTTAAGGTGGCTAATTTTGACATTGCGGACAATGGAGAAAGCCATGAAAACCTCTTCTTTCAGAAGGTCGATGTGACCTCCAGGGAGCAGGTAGAGGCGGCTGTTTCAGCCACGGTGGAGCGTTTTGGAACCATTGATGCGGTTGTCAATAATGCGGGAATCAACATTCCCAGACTTTTAGTGGATCCCAAGAATCCCCATGGTCCATATGAATTGGATGATGCGACATTTGAGAAAATCACCATGATCAACCAAAAGGGGCTCTACTTGGTCAGCCAGGCCGTTGGCCGGATTTTGGTCGAAAAGGGTAAGGGAGTCATCATCAATATGGCTTCGGAAGCTGGTCTGGAAGGTTCGGAAGGCCAGAGTGCCTATGCAGCTACAAAGGCTGCGGTCTATAGTTATACCCGTTCTTGGGCAAAAGAGTTGGGCAAGTACAATGTCCGCGTCGTGGGTGTTGCACCAGGCATTATGGAAGCAACAGGTTTGCGGACCCTTGCCTATGAGGAGGCGCTGGGCTATACTAGAGGAAAGACAGTAGATGAGATACGGGCAGGCTATGCCTCCACCAGCACGACTCCCCTAGGTCGCAGCGGGCAGTTGCGTGAGGTGGCAGACCTGGTGGCCTATTACATCTCGGATCGGTCTAGTTATATCACAGGAATTACAACAAATGTAGCGGGTGGCAAAACCCGAGGATAAAAGTTGAGGTAGAAAAGTGGCAGTAGTCAATCGTTGGTATCGTATCTTAGAACTCTTAGTGACCCAGCAGCGTCTGACCCTGGAAGAGTTGCGCTCAGATTTGAATATCAGCCTGTCTACCCTGCAAAAAAGTATTGAACAGCTCAACGAACTGCTGGATTCAGACCTGCAAATCAAACAGGAAGGTCAGCTGGTCAGCCTGGAAGTCTATGATTATCGGAGGCTAGAAGATATCCTGGCAGGGAGTTTGCGCAAGGGAAGTGATTTTAATTCCTCCAGCAAACGGACTTCCTACTTAATCAGACGGCTGGTTCGCAGTTCCCAACCACTGCTGATTGATGACTTAGCAGAAGAAATTGGGGTGAGTCGAACCACCATCAACAAGGATTTGCGGTAGGTCAAGGACTTGGCAGCAGCCTATCAGGTGAACATCCTAGGAAGACCCAATCGAGGACTAGAAGTTTCTGGCTCAGAACTGAACTTGCGGCTCTTCTATATCCACCATGTCTATGCCTACTTTGACTCGGACAGTTTGACGGAGGAAAGCCAGTGCTTCTTAGAGGACTTGTATCAGACCTTCAAGCTGCCCAAGAAGACCCAGGACTTGCTCACAAAGGTGATTGCCATTACGATTGCTCGCCTGCGGAGGCGGCAACAGCTGCAGCAACCCCTTGCCTACTATACCAATGAACTGGCTGATTCAGACCTGGTGCACCAGTTGGTCTACCATATCGAGATGACCTACCACCTCTCCCTCAGCCAGTATGAGCAGGACTTTATCAGTTTTCCCCTCCATATCCAGTATATCGATGGGCTGCCCTATCGTCCCAGTCCGAGCAGAGAACTCTTGGCCCTTTTCCAAAAAATGGTCCAAAAGGTCAAGGAAACCCTGCTGGTGACCTTTAACGAGGAAAACTTGTATGTTGAAATGCACCGGCACTTGAAGTTTCTCCTCCATCGCCTCATCTTTCATGCGCAGGCCAAGGATATTTTCCATGGGGACATTCCCAACAGATACCCCTTGGCCTTTGAGATGGCCAAGGTTGCTGCCCAAGAATTGCAGCAATCCGTTGGCTATCAACTGGCCCTCTCTGAGTTGAGCTATATGGCCCTCTATTTTGAATTGGCCTTGCGAGAAGAAGAGTCGGACAAGCAGTTGCGAACACGAAAGATTGCGGTGGTTTGTACGACCGGTCGGGGAACTTCCAACATGATTTGCCGGCAACTGAGGCGGGTTCTGGGTCAGGGAATTAGCATCTCCCAGTATTCAGAGGAAGAATTTAATCCGCTAGAGGATGACGATTATTTCGCCATTTTTACGACCATCCCCCTCAAGCTGACGGGATTGAAATCCCCGGTGGTCCATCTGACAAAGCTCTTTGATGATCAGTGGTTAAAGGATGAGTGGCAGCGGGTGAATCGTTACCATCAGAAAAACCTGGAGACCATCACCTTGAAATTTGCCCGTCTTTCTGAGGAAGCCAGCTATCAGGCCTATTTGGAAAAGATGGTGGCTAGTCTGGAAAGGGAGGGTCTGGTGGACAGTCAGTTTCTGGACCGGACCCTAAATCGGGAGTTGCAGCAGTCCACTATCTTTGGAAATGGGATTGGTTTTCCCCACACCATCAATCAAAAAGAGGGCCAGACCATTCTCATGTTGGGGATCTTGGATCAGCCTCTTCAAGATGAGCTAGGGGTGGTGGAGTTGATCTTTTTAGTCGCCATTCCCCAACAAGTCCAAGACCAGATGGAAACGGAGTTGCTGGAATTGTACGATGACATTTTCAGGATTGCGAGTGACGCCTCTCTCAAAGGGGACCTGAAAAAGGTGGCAACAGAGGCAGAGTTCCTTGCATTTACACGAAGTAAAGGAGTCTTTTAAATGAACAGCATGATACTGTTTGGAGCATTTTGCGCGGCAGCCTATGTCCTGCAGATCCTCCTTGGCTTGAAACAGCTCAAAAACTTCAATGTCACCTATGGTCAGTTGAGGAAACTGGGCCGGGTTGCCATCGGACGGCGTTCTGGCAAGATTCAGTCTGGCACTATTGTCCTCTTTGCCCTGGATAGGGAGGGAAAAGTGCTGGCTGCGAAAAAGATGCAGGGAGTGACCATCCTGGCTCGTTTCAAGGACATGCCAGCCTATATCGGGCAGGACATCCACTATCTGGATTGCTACAATCCCTTGGTACGCCAGGAAAATAAGCTGCTTCAGATAGCCATAGAGGATGCGCGTGAGGTCTTTCTCCGCGTGGAAGCTGGCAACTATCAGGATGTTCCAAAATATGGCTCGGCCTTGGATGTGACGACCAATGCCAAGTACTTACTGTCGCGTTTCAAATATCATTTCAAAAAATCTTAAGACAATCGAGGAAAGCTCGAAGAAAAGGAGTTTAGTATGGATTTCATTATTAACTTTGCGGAAGGCTTTATGCGCCTCTTCCAACTGGGAGGAGAAACCTTTATTTCCTGGATGACAGGCATTGTACCGGTCGTTCTCATGCTCCTGGTGGCCATGAACGCCCTCATTGCCATTCTTGGGGAAGAAAAGGTCAATAAGCTGGCCCAGGTGTCTGCTAAGAACCCCATCAGTCGCTATATGATTTTACCTTTCATTTCAGCCTTTATGCTGGGAAATCCCATGGCCATTTCAATGGGGCGCTTTATGCCCGAATTTTACAAGCCAAGCTATGTTGCCTCCCAGATGCAGTTTTGCCACACCTCTAACGGGGTATTTCCCCATATCAATCCAGGAGAGCTCTTCGTTTGGCTAGGGATCGCATCAGGCATTGAAACCCTGGGCCTGAGCACCATGGATTTGGCCATTCGCTATCTCTTGGTGGGCTTGGTTATGAACTTCTTTGCAGGCTGGATAACAGACTTTACGACTGCCTGGGTCTGCAAGCAACAGGGCGTGACCCTCAGCAAAACATTGAACTAGAAAAGGACGAAGGAGAACAATCATGGCATATCAAAGCATCAAAGTTGTCAAAGGTAGCGGTGGATTTGGCGGTCCTCTCGTGATTACCCCAACGGAAGAAAAACATAAGTTTATTTATATTACTGGCGGCGGTGAAAAGCCTGAGATTGTGGATAAGATTGCCGCTTTGACTGGGATGGAAGCCGTCAATGGCTTCAAGACATCCATCCCAGATGAAGAAATTGCCCTAGCCATCGTAGATTGTGGAGGCACTCTTCGTTGTGGCATCTATCCGAAAAAAGGGATTCCGACCATCAACATCGTAGCGACTGGCAAGTCTGGCCCCTTGGCCCAATACATCACAGAAGATATTTATGTGTCAGCAGTGGGGCTGGACCAGATTTCAGCAACGGGGGAATCTGCAGTCGAAGCAAGGCCAGTGGCGGTAGAGCCAAAGGTTGGGACCTATGACACCAGCAAGAAAATTACCGAACAACGGGCAGAATCCAGTTTTGTAGCCCGCATCGGGATGGGGGCTGGTAAGGTTGTTGCCATCTTTAACCAGGCAGCCCGCGATGCCATCCAAACTATGCTCAATACCATCCTGCCCTTCATGGCTTTTGTTTCCCTCTTGATTGGGGTTATCAATGGCTCTGGCGTGGGGAATTGGATTGCCAAACTCATGGTTCCCCTGGCAGGAAATGTGTGGGGCCTCATCATCATCGGCTTCATCTGTTCGCTGCCCTTCCTTTCACCCCTGCTTGGACCTGGTGCGGTCATCTCTCAAATCATCGGAACCCTGATCGGTGTGGAAATCGGCAAGGGCAATATTCCGCCACAAATGGCTCTCCCAGCCCTCTTTGCCATCAATACGCAAAATGGTTGTGACTTTATCCCCGTTGCCCTAGGTTTATCAGAAGCAGAAGCGGAGACTGTTGAAGTTGGGGTTCCCTCTGTTCTCTACTCTCGCTTCTTGAGTGGCGTTCCCCGTGTCGTAGCGGCTTGGATTGCCTCCATCGGTCTCTACCAATAAGATTCTTTCTTTCAAAAAGAAAGGAAAAGAGTATAATAGAGGTGAAGAAAAGAGTGGGCTCGTTTCTAGAACCCACTCCTACTCTCACCAGCCAATGACAGAAAAAAGAGGAAAGACATGTCAGTAATTTTTGAAACTAGAGTGGTCGCCATTGGACCAGAAGCGCTCGGGATGATTGAAGGGGCAAATATGTTGATCCTCTTCGGCGAGGGCGCCCCTGCAGACCTTGCAGAATTTTGTTTTACCATTGATAACAAGGACCTAAAAGGCAGTATTCCAGTTGGGGGAAAACTCCGGATAGACCAGCAGGAGTTTGTGATTACAGCTGTTGGTAACGTAGTGGAGAAGAATCTTCGCAACCTCGGTCATATCAGTATTCATTTTGATGGTTCCCGCGCAGGAAGCCTTCCGGGCACCCTCCATGTTGAAGGGGAAAGCCTTCCAAGCTTACAGGATGGGACCGTGATTCAGCTCTTGGCTTAGCCAACCCCAAATATGCTAGATAAGCAAAACCCAAGCCAGTAATCTGACTTGGGTTTCTTGTTTATAATGCGGAGGAAGGGATTTGAACCCTCACACCCGATGGGCACATGCGCCTGAAGCATGCGTGTCTGCCGTTCCACCACCTCCGCGTATGTTTTATTATACTATTTTTTTCTAGACTTGGCTAGGGGTAGGGGTGAAAAAATTCTCTGGGAAAGGAAAACATTCCTATTTACAGTTATTTGCCTAGAATTTTGATATAATAGGGGGAAAGAAAAGGTTGAAGGAGTTCATTTGAAAGGTACAATTATCAAGGCTCTGGCAGGCTTCTACTATGTCGAGTCGCAGGGACAGGTTTACCAAACACGAGCGCGGGGAAATTTCCGCAAGAAGGGTCAGACCCCTTATGTAGGTGATGTGGTCGATTTTTCTGCTGAGGAAAATTCCGAAGGCTACATCCTCAAGATTCATGAACGGAAGAACAGTCTGGTCAGACCGCCCATTGTCAACATTGATCAGGCGGTAGTCATCATGTCGGCCAAGGAGCCTGATTTCAACGCCAATCTCCTGGACCGCTTTTTGGTTCTTTTGGAGCAAAAGGCCATTGCCCCCATCATCTATATTACCAAGTTAGACTTGGTGGACGATCGAACAGAGCTGGATAACTACAAGGCTGTCTATGAACAAATCGGCTATCCCTTCCTGTATGAACTGAACAGTCTGATTCCCCTTTTGAAAGACAAGTTAACAGTCTTTATGGGTCAGACCGGTGTCGGAAAGTCAACCTTGCTCAACAAACTAGTCCCAGAACTCAATCTGGAAACGGGAGAAATTTCAGACAGTCTCGGTCGGGGCCGCCATACGACACGGGCAGTCAGTTTTTATCCTGTCTATGGAGGGAAAATTGCGGATACCCCGGGCTTCTCCTCGCTTGATTATGAAGTCAAGGAAGCGGAAGCGCTGAATGACTGCTTCCCAGAACTGGTTGAAGCCAGTCAATTCTGTAAGTTTCGAACGTGTACCCATACTCATGAACCTGACTGCGGTGTTAAACCACGGGTGGAAGAGGGAATGATTTCCCAAAGCCGCTATGATAATTACCTGCAGTTCCTGAGTGAAATTCAAAATCGCCGGGAAACCTTCAAAAAAGTCAGCAAGAAAATCAAATAGAAAGTAGGCTCCTATGTCACATTATAAAATCGCTCCATCCATCCTCGCAGCAGACTACGCCAATTTTGAAAAAGAACTCAAACGCTTAGAAGCAACTGGCGTAGAGTATGTGCATATTGACATCATGGACGGTCATTTTGTACCCAATATCAGTTTTGGCGCGGATGTGGTAGCTGCTATGCGTCCTCACAGCAAGTTGGTTTTCGACTGCCACCTCATGGTGTCCAATCCTGAAAATCATATTGACAGTTTTGCGCGTGCCGGTGCAGATATTCTAACCATTCACGCAGAAGCGACCGTTCACCTGCATGGAACTCTTCAAAAAATTCGAGCGGCCGGAATGAAAGTTGGAGTGGTCATCAACCCAGGAACCCCACTAGTTACCATCGAACCAGTGCTTAACTTGGTTGACCAGGTTCTTTTAATGACGGTTAATCCCGGTTTTGGAGGACAAGCCTATATTCCAGAAGTAGCCGAGAAAATTGCGGACTTGGTGGCTTTACGCCATGCAAAACAGTTGCAGTTTGATATTGAAGTAGACGGCGGAATTGATGACAAGACGATTCGCTCTGCTAAGGCCGCGGGAGCTAATGTCTTTGTGGCGGGGTCCTATCTCTTTAAGGGAGATTTGGAAGCCAATGTAGCTAGTCTGCGAGCAGCTCTTCATGACTAAGCTAGCAGTAGTAGCAGGCGGAGATTTGGAATTGCTGCCAACGGCTTATGATGGCTACATCGGGGTGGATGCGGGCTGTCTTGCTCTGTTGGACAACGGTCTTCCCTTAGACATAGCGGTTGGAGATTTTGACTCGATTTCTAAAGAGGAGTTGGCAAGAGTTCAGGCTCAGGCAAGGTTAGTTATCCAAGCGCCTGCAGAGAAGGATGATACAGATTTAGAGTTGGCCTTGAAAGAGGTTTTTCAGCGCTATCCTGAGGCTCAGGTTACGATTTATGGGGCCTTTGGAGGTCGTCTGGATCACATGATGGCCAACCTCTTTTTAGCTAGTGAGCCAGCTTTGGCACCTTTTATGAGGCAAATCGAGTTGGTCGACAAGCTCAATCTAGTCCGTTTTTATCCTGCAGGTCAGCATCGCCTGTTTCCTCAGAAGGATATGACCTACGTTTCCTTTATGCCAGAAGGAGGAGGTCGTCTGAGTATTTGGGGAGCCAAGTATCCCTTAGATGAAGCTCACTATTTTTTAAAAAAATGCTACGCTTCTAACGAATTTATAGATAGGGAGATGAACATCGGCCTAGATAAGGGCTATGTCATTGTCATATACAGTAAAGATAGGAGGTAGAATGGAATTTCTACTTTTAGGAATGCTGGTCTTGTTGGTTTTTGGGGTAGGTCTAGTCTATATCAAACTGCAGCAACTCAGCAATCAAGCACAAGATCAGGCAGAAACAACAGCAGACCACTTGTCCGACCAGCTGACCTACCAGTTGGAGAGTCATGGTTATCAGCAAGCCCAAAAGCTCAGTCAGGAAGTGACCGAGCTACGCCGTGAACTATATCAACACTTAACCGAAATTCGACAGGATATTCACCAGAGCCTGCTCCAAAATCGTGATTCCACCGACCGCCGACTGGTGGCCATTCAGGAGTCTAATGACAAACGTTTGGAAGAAATGCGGCAGACGGTGGAAGAAAAGTTGGAGAAGACCCTTCAAACCCGACTGCAAGCTTCCTTTGAAACCGTATCGAAGCAGCTGGAGTCTGTCAACCGCGGTCTAGGAGAGATGCAAAATGTGGCGCGTGATGTCGGCAGCCTCAACAAGGTTCTCTCAGGAACCAAAAGCCGGGGCATTATGGGTGAGTTGCAACTGGGACAAATTATCGAAGATATTCTGACGCCGAGTCAGTACGAGAGAGAATTTGCGACAGTCAAGGGCTCCAGTGAGCGAGTTGAGTATGCAATCAAGTTGCCGGGGCTGACAGAAAACGAGTATGTCTATCTGCCCATTGACTCCAAGTTTCCGTTGGCAGATTACTACCGCTTAGAAGAGGCTTATGAAGCGGGAGATAAGGAGCAGATTGAGCTGAACCGGAAAAATCTTCTGGCTGCCATCAAACGTTTTGCCAAGGACATCCAAAGCAAGTATCTCCAACCTCCTCAAACAACCAATTTCGGTATTCTTTTCTTGCCAACAGAAGGACTTTATTCAGAAGTGGTACGCAATCCCATCTTCTTTGACGAGTTACGCCGTCAGGAAAATATCGTAGTAGCTGGGCCAAGCACCCTCTCTGCCCTATTGAATTCCCTGTCAGTTGGTTTTAAGACATTGAATATCCAAAAGTCAGCTGATGACATCAGCAAGGTCTTGGGCAATGTCAAATTGGAGTTTGGCAAGTTCAGCGACCTCTTGCTAAAGGCTCAAAAACAGCTTAATCAGGCCAGCAGCAACATTGATAAACTCTTGACGACCCGCACCAACGCCATTGAACGAACCTTACGGACGATTGAATTGTACGAAGATGAGCAGACTAAAAGTCTACTACAATTAGCAGAAATGAATGAGGAATTAGATGAAGATTAACCAGATGAAGGCAGATGAATTCTTTGACGGATTCTATCTGATTAAGGCCGCCGAAGTGCGGCAGACTCGGGCAGGGAAGGACTATCTAGCCCTGACCTTCCAGGACGATACCGGTGAAATTGAGGGAAAAATTTGGGATGCCCAGCCGGGGAAAATCAAGGATTTTGTAGCAGGTGTGGTTGTCTATATGCAAGGGAGGCGCGAGATTTACAATAACACTCCTCAGGTCAACCAGATTAGCCTGCGCCTACCAAGACTAGGCGAACCCAATGACCCAGCTGATTTTAAGGAGAAACTGCCGGTAGACGTGAAGGATACACGGGATTATTTGAGTCAGATTGTGTTTCGGATTGAAAATGCGACCTGGCAGCGGATTGTTCGCGCTCTTTTCAGCAAGTATGACAAGGAGTTTTATTCCTATCCAGCAGCCAAGACCAATCACCATGCCTTTTATTCCGGTCTTTCTTATCATACAGCCACCATGGTTCGTCTAGCAGATAAGATCGGGGATGTCTACCCTCAGCTTAACAAGAGTCTATTGTTTGCGGGGATTCTTCTGCATGACTTGGCCAAAGTGATTGAGTTGACTGGGCCGGACAATACCTCCTACACTGTCCGCGGGAATCTGATTGGCCATATCTCTCTGATTGATGAAGAAATAACCAAGGTATTGGTAGAGTTGGGCATTGATGATAGCCGCGAAGATGTGACGGTGCTGCGCCATCTCATCCTTAGCCATCATGGTCAGCTGGAATACGGCAGTCCAGTGCGTCCACAGATTATGGAGGCGGAAATCCTCCATATGATTGATAATATCGATGCGGAGATGATGATGATGCTTTCTGCCCTAGACAAGGTAGCTCCTGGAGAGATGACAAGTCGTATTTTTGCGATGGACAATCGCTCGTTCTACAAACCGAGGCTTGACTAGGATGGTGCAGACACGTCTGGTAGAGATGCGGCCCATACACAAGGGCTGGTCTAAAGATAAAAAATACTATGCTTTGGACGAGCGAGGACAAGCCTACTTACTTAGGGTGTCAGACTTGGACATGCTAGAAGCAAGGCAGGCGAATATTGCTTTCTTGCAAGAGGCTCAAAAAATGAATTTGCCTCTTCCGATTCCGGTCGAGCTGGACTGCAATGGGCAAGAAGTGCACCTCTTACTCCAGTGGATTGACGGGGAAGATTTGTCCAGCTCCCTTGCTCGGTTGACGCCGGACGAGATTTATCGCCATGGTCTGGAAATGGGTCGCACCTTGCAACACTTGCATCATCTTGCTATTGATCAAACCCGCTTGGACTGGTCTAGTTTCTACCAGAAGAAAATTGATGCCAAGTTGAAGGCCTACAAAGCCTGTCCAGAACTCTACGAGGACGGGCAGGTCTTGGTGGACTTTGTGGAGCAGCATCGCCATCTCTTAGAAGGCAGACCTATTGCCCACCAACATGGAGACTTTCATATCGGCAATATGCTCTTGGGTAAGGACAATCGGGTCTATCTAATTGATGTTGATCGACAGGATGTCGGAGATCCTTGGGAGGAATTCAATCGGATTTTTTTCACGGTGGAGGTTTCGCCACTTCTAGCTTCCGCCATGTTGGACGGCTATTTTGAGGGCAACATTCCTTCAGATTTCTGGCAGCTATTGGCGCTTTATGTGGCAACGAATTGTCTGGGTTCTCTGCCTTGGGCCTATCAGGTTGATCCCTTGCAGGTGCCCGTCATGCGAGAACAGGCCAAGGCTATTTTGTCCTGTTACCGACGGATGCAGGTGACAGTGCCAAGCTGGTATCAGGGATTTT from Streptococcus oriscaviae includes the following:
- a CDS encoding SDR family oxidoreductase, with the translated sequence MADWLNIAGKTVVVTGASSGIGKAIVDELLELGLKVANFDIADNGESHENLFFQKVDVTSREQVEAAVSATVERFGTIDAVVNNAGINIPRLLVDPKNPHGPYELDDATFEKITMINQKGLYLVSQAVGRILVEKGKGVIINMASEAGLEGSEGQSAYAATKAAVYSYTRSWAKELGKYNVRVVGVAPGIMEATGLRTLAYEEALGYTRGKTVDEIRAGYASTSTTPLGRSGQLREVADLVAYYISDRSSYITGITTNVAGGKTRG
- a CDS encoding transcriptional regulator GutM, with translation MNSMILFGAFCAAAYVLQILLGLKQLKNFNVTYGQLRKLGRVAIGRRSGKIQSGTIVLFALDREGKVLAAKKMQGVTILARFKDMPAYIGQDIHYLDCYNPLVRQENKLLQIAIEDAREVFLRVEAGNYQDVPKYGSALDVTTNAKYLLSRFKYHFKKS
- the srlA gene encoding PTS glucitol/sorbitol transporter subunit IIC; the protein is MDFIINFAEGFMRLFQLGGETFISWMTGIVPVVLMLLVAMNALIAILGEEKVNKLAQVSAKNPISRYMILPFISAFMLGNPMAISMGRFMPEFYKPSYVASQMQFCHTSNGVFPHINPGELFVWLGIASGIETLGLSTMDLAIRYLLVGLVMNFFAGWITDFTTAWVCKQQGVTLSKTLN
- the srlE gene encoding PTS glucitol/sorbitol transporter subunit IIB, translated to MAYQSIKVVKGSGGFGGPLVITPTEEKHKFIYITGGGEKPEIVDKIAALTGMEAVNGFKTSIPDEEIALAIVDCGGTLRCGIYPKKGIPTINIVATGKSGPLAQYITEDIYVSAVGLDQISATGESAVEARPVAVEPKVGTYDTSKKITEQRAESSFVARIGMGAGKVVAIFNQAARDAIQTMLNTILPFMAFVSLLIGVINGSGVGNWIAKLMVPLAGNVWGLIIIGFICSLPFLSPLLGPGAVISQIIGTLIGVEIGKGNIPPQMALPALFAINTQNGCDFIPVALGLSEAEAETVEVGVPSVLYSRFLSGVPRVVAAWIASIGLYQ
- a CDS encoding PTS glucitol/sorbitol transporter subunit IIA, whose protein sequence is MSVIFETRVVAIGPEALGMIEGANMLILFGEGAPADLAEFCFTIDNKDLKGSIPVGGKLRIDQQEFVITAVGNVVEKNLRNLGHISIHFDGSRAGSLPGTLHVEGESLPSLQDGTVIQLLA
- the rsgA gene encoding ribosome small subunit-dependent GTPase A translates to MKGTIIKALAGFYYVESQGQVYQTRARGNFRKKGQTPYVGDVVDFSAEENSEGYILKIHERKNSLVRPPIVNIDQAVVIMSAKEPDFNANLLDRFLVLLEQKAIAPIIYITKLDLVDDRTELDNYKAVYEQIGYPFLYELNSLIPLLKDKLTVFMGQTGVGKSTLLNKLVPELNLETGEISDSLGRGRHTTRAVSFYPVYGGKIADTPGFSSLDYEVKEAEALNDCFPELVEASQFCKFRTCTHTHEPDCGVKPRVEEGMISQSRYDNYLQFLSEIQNRRETFKKVSKKIK
- the rpe gene encoding ribulose-phosphate 3-epimerase, whose translation is MSHYKIAPSILAADYANFEKELKRLEATGVEYVHIDIMDGHFVPNISFGADVVAAMRPHSKLVFDCHLMVSNPENHIDSFARAGADILTIHAEATVHLHGTLQKIRAAGMKVGVVINPGTPLVTIEPVLNLVDQVLLMTVNPGFGGQAYIPEVAEKIADLVALRHAKQLQFDIEVDGGIDDKTIRSAKAAGANVFVAGSYLFKGDLEANVASLRAALHD
- a CDS encoding thiamine diphosphokinase, coding for MTKLAVVAGGDLELLPTAYDGYIGVDAGCLALLDNGLPLDIAVGDFDSISKEELARVQAQARLVIQAPAEKDDTDLELALKEVFQRYPEAQVTIYGAFGGRLDHMMANLFLASEPALAPFMRQIELVDKLNLVRFYPAGQHRLFPQKDMTYVSFMPEGGGRLSIWGAKYPLDEAHYFLKKCYASNEFIDREMNIGLDKGYVIVIYSKDRR
- a CDS encoding DNA recombination protein RmuC, yielding MEFLLLGMLVLLVFGVGLVYIKLQQLSNQAQDQAETTADHLSDQLTYQLESHGYQQAQKLSQEVTELRRELYQHLTEIRQDIHQSLLQNRDSTDRRLVAIQESNDKRLEEMRQTVEEKLEKTLQTRLQASFETVSKQLESVNRGLGEMQNVARDVGSLNKVLSGTKSRGIMGELQLGQIIEDILTPSQYEREFATVKGSSERVEYAIKLPGLTENEYVYLPIDSKFPLADYYRLEEAYEAGDKEQIELNRKNLLAAIKRFAKDIQSKYLQPPQTTNFGILFLPTEGLYSEVVRNPIFFDELRRQENIVVAGPSTLSALLNSLSVGFKTLNIQKSADDISKVLGNVKLEFGKFSDLLLKAQKQLNQASSNIDKLLTTRTNAIERTLRTIELYEDEQTKSLLQLAEMNEELDED
- a CDS encoding 3'-5' exoribonuclease YhaM family protein produces the protein MKINQMKADEFFDGFYLIKAAEVRQTRAGKDYLALTFQDDTGEIEGKIWDAQPGKIKDFVAGVVVYMQGRREIYNNTPQVNQISLRLPRLGEPNDPADFKEKLPVDVKDTRDYLSQIVFRIENATWQRIVRALFSKYDKEFYSYPAAKTNHHAFYSGLSYHTATMVRLADKIGDVYPQLNKSLLFAGILLHDLAKVIELTGPDNTSYTVRGNLIGHISLIDEEITKVLVELGIDDSREDVTVLRHLILSHHGQLEYGSPVRPQIMEAEILHMIDNIDAEMMMMLSALDKVAPGEMTSRIFAMDNRSFYKPRLD
- a CDS encoding aminoglycoside phosphotransferase family protein, whose product is MVQTRLVEMRPIHKGWSKDKKYYALDERGQAYLLRVSDLDMLEARQANIAFLQEAQKMNLPLPIPVELDCNGQEVHLLLQWIDGEDLSSSLARLTPDEIYRHGLEMGRTLQHLHHLAIDQTRLDWSSFYQKKIDAKLKAYKACPELYEDGQVLVDFVEQHRHLLEGRPIAHQHGDFHIGNMLLGKDNRVYLIDVDRQDVGDPWEEFNRIFFTVEVSPLLASAMLDGYFEGNIPSDFWQLLALYVATNCLGSLPWAYQVDPLQVPVMREQAKAILSCYRRMQVTVPSWYQGFSENDK